In Echinimonas agarilytica, a single genomic region encodes these proteins:
- the murB gene encoding UDP-N-acetylmuramate dehydrogenase, translated as MKTLQPAELSTFHTFSIPTQAHHLVVLDSANELKSLRQQQPSCPMLIGQGSNLLFVETRKAPLMKFDFSAVCIKEHQNDYLIRAEAGKNWHEMVCELCERGIGGLENLALIPGTVGACPVQNIGAYGVDVSQICQSVEVFDWASGHSFELDFEQCEFAYRHSVFKTSKAESWVIVAVNFKLTKSWQPQIDYHGLAEQLDVTDPSPKDVMKAVVTVRQSKLPNPEVLGNAGSFFKNPTVSMQLAQHLKNQYPTMPQFQNQRGVKIPAAWLIDHRGWKGRAVGGASVHAKQALVIVNHGQAKASDVVQLAHDIQQDILTAFGILLTPEVRFVGQEKELTLEQAYAQSRV; from the coding sequence TTGAAGACTTTGCAACCCGCAGAACTTTCTACATTTCATACGTTTTCGATACCAACGCAAGCGCACCATTTGGTGGTATTAGATAGTGCTAACGAGCTGAAATCTCTGCGTCAGCAGCAACCGAGTTGCCCAATGCTGATAGGGCAGGGCTCAAACCTACTGTTTGTAGAAACGCGCAAAGCTCCGTTGATGAAATTCGACTTTTCGGCTGTGTGCATTAAAGAACACCAAAATGATTACTTGATTCGTGCAGAAGCAGGAAAAAATTGGCATGAAATGGTGTGTGAATTATGCGAGCGCGGCATCGGAGGCTTAGAAAATTTGGCGCTTATACCCGGTACCGTGGGCGCGTGTCCTGTGCAAAATATTGGGGCCTACGGTGTGGATGTGAGTCAAATCTGCCAATCTGTTGAAGTATTTGATTGGGCATCAGGGCATTCATTTGAGTTGGATTTCGAGCAGTGCGAATTTGCGTATCGGCATTCTGTATTCAAAACTTCAAAGGCTGAGTCTTGGGTCATAGTGGCGGTGAACTTCAAATTGACTAAATCGTGGCAGCCACAAATTGATTATCACGGCCTTGCCGAACAACTTGATGTGACAGATCCCTCGCCTAAAGACGTGATGAAAGCAGTGGTGACTGTGCGCCAATCAAAGCTTCCAAATCCGGAAGTGTTGGGCAATGCAGGTAGCTTCTTTAAAAATCCGACTGTTTCAATGCAACTAGCGCAGCACCTGAAAAACCAGTACCCAACAATGCCGCAATTCCAAAATCAAAGGGGCGTTAAAATTCCAGCGGCTTGGCTGATTGATCATCGCGGATGGAAAGGCCGTGCAGTGGGAGGCGCATCGGTACATGCTAAACAAGCTTTGGTCATTGTGAATCACGGCCAAGCAAAAGCGTCTGATGTAGTGCAGCTGGCTCATGATATTCAACAAGATATATTGACGGCGTTTGGTATTTTGCTCACGCCTGAGGTGAGATTCGTCGGGCAAGAAAAAGAACTTACATTGGAGCAAGCTTATGCGCAAAGCCGCGTTTGA
- the tuf gene encoding elongation factor Tu — protein MAKEKFERNKPHVNVGTIGHVDHGKTTLTAAITNVLAKVYGGEARAFDQIDNAPEERERGITIATSHVEYDTPSRHYAHVDCPGHADYVKNMITGAAQMDGAILVVASTDGPMPQTREHILLSRQVGVPFIIVFMNKCDMVDDEELLELVEMEVRELLSEYDFPGDDLPVIQGSALKALEGEKEYEDKIVELAEALDSYIPEPERDIDKPFLLPIEDVFSISGRGTVVTGRVERGIITVGDEVEIVGVKDTTTTTCTGVEMFRKLLDEGRAGENCGVLLRGTKRDDVQRGQVLAKPGSITPHTKFESEVYVLSKDEGGRHTPFFKGYRPQFYFRTTDITGTIELPEGVEMVMPGDNIKMVVELINPIAMDEGLRFAIREGGRTVGAGVVAKIVE, from the coding sequence ATGGCTAAAGAAAAATTTGAACGTAATAAACCGCACGTAAACGTGGGCACTATTGGTCACGTTGACCATGGTAAAACAACGTTGACGGCAGCAATCACAAACGTACTTGCAAAAGTATACGGTGGTGAAGCGCGTGCATTTGACCAAATCGATAACGCACCAGAAGAGCGCGAGCGTGGTATCACGATTGCAACTTCTCACGTTGAGTATGACACTCCAAGTCGTCACTACGCGCACGTAGATTGCCCTGGTCACGCCGATTATGTGAAAAACATGATTACAGGTGCTGCTCAAATGGACGGTGCAATCTTAGTTGTAGCGTCTACAGACGGCCCAATGCCACAAACACGTGAGCACATCTTGTTGTCACGTCAGGTTGGCGTACCTTTCATCATCGTATTCATGAACAAATGTGACATGGTAGATGACGAAGAGTTGTTGGAATTGGTAGAGATGGAAGTTCGTGAACTTCTTTCAGAATACGATTTCCCAGGCGACGATTTGCCAGTGATTCAAGGTTCAGCGCTTAAAGCGTTGGAAGGCGAAAAAGAATACGAAGACAAGATTGTAGAATTGGCGGAAGCGTTGGATTCATACATTCCAGAGCCAGAGCGTGATATCGACAAGCCATTCTTGTTGCCAATCGAAGACGTATTCTCAATCTCAGGCCGTGGTACAGTGGTTACCGGTCGTGTAGAGCGCGGTATTATCACAGTTGGTGATGAAGTTGAAATCGTAGGTGTTAAAGACACAACGACAACGACTTGTACTGGTGTAGAGATGTTCCGTAAGCTTCTTGACGAAGGTCGTGCGGGTGAGAACTGTGGTGTGTTGTTGCGTGGTACTAAGCGTGATGACGTACAACGTGGTCAAGTATTGGCGAAGCCAGGCTCAATCACTCCACACACGAAGTTCGAATCAGAAGTATACGTGTTGTCTAAAGATGAAGGTGGTCGTCACACGCCATTCTTCAAAGGCTACCGTCCACAGTTCTACTTCCGTACAACGGACATCACAGGTACTATCGAATTGCCAGAAGGCGTAGAGATGGTGATGCCAGGTGATAACATCAAGATGGTAGTTGAGTTGATCAACCCAATCGCGATGGACGAAGGTCTACGTTTTGCGATTCGCGAAGGCGGTCGTACAGTAGGTGCTGGGGTTGTTGCTAAAATCGTTGAGTAA
- a CDS encoding efflux RND transporter periplasmic adaptor subunit, whose protein sequence is MNIHYPVCTWFRLVFISISSLVILSQPSYADSLPVQTIRLKPEPFYIELSRTGRIDYRYITNLSFKTNGFVDQLFADAGQRVYLDDSIATMELTDLKAGQDTALARYNKTQQDLGRAKKLYRDKTVSKDFLEQAEIEAVQAQSDLEKVEYDINKAQITVPFDSIVVERLVQPGEQVSAGSPVFSVASIKESNLVVRLNLTQQEIDKIERLMKVSITLANQHQISGRIITIGAVADAETGLYEVEIAPELHGNQAFPGQWVKVTIGISRSQQVYQIPMLALAGIVNGNANFVVHDQGKYSIQAFPILHMDQQFIYVPAEGSRIKVVTRGWDRLVNQLSQ, encoded by the coding sequence GTGAATATTCATTATCCAGTGTGCACATGGTTTCGCTTGGTTTTCATATCTATCAGCAGCTTGGTCATTCTGAGCCAGCCATCTTACGCTGACAGCCTACCTGTTCAAACGATCCGCCTCAAACCCGAGCCGTTTTACATTGAATTATCGCGTACCGGCCGAATCGATTATCGTTACATTACAAATTTATCGTTTAAAACTAATGGTTTTGTCGATCAATTATTCGCAGATGCGGGACAACGCGTTTACCTCGATGACAGTATTGCAACGATGGAGTTAACCGATCTAAAAGCCGGACAAGACACAGCGCTCGCCCGATACAACAAAACCCAGCAAGATTTAGGCCGAGCGAAAAAGCTCTATCGCGACAAGACGGTGTCAAAAGATTTTCTCGAACAAGCAGAGATAGAAGCCGTTCAGGCACAAAGCGACCTAGAGAAGGTCGAATACGACATTAACAAAGCTCAAATTACCGTCCCATTTGACTCCATCGTAGTTGAGCGACTCGTTCAACCGGGCGAACAAGTATCTGCAGGCTCTCCGGTTTTTTCAGTCGCGTCGATTAAAGAATCTAATTTAGTAGTACGACTAAACCTCACCCAACAAGAAATCGATAAAATCGAACGTCTAATGAAGGTATCCATTACGCTTGCAAATCAGCATCAAATATCTGGGCGCATTATCACCATTGGTGCAGTGGCCGATGCTGAAACAGGCTTATACGAAGTTGAAATAGCACCGGAGCTGCATGGTAATCAGGCCTTTCCAGGGCAATGGGTGAAAGTCACCATAGGCATTTCAAGATCGCAACAAGTCTACCAAATTCCTATGTTGGCGCTGGCTGGCATTGTCAACGGCAACGCTAATTTTGTGGTACATGACCAAGGGAAATATTCCATTCAAGCATTTCCAATATTGCACATGGATCAGCAATTCATCTACGTACCCGCCGAAGGATCGCGCATCAAAGTGGTCACTCGAGGTTGGGATCGCTTGGTCAATCAGTTGAGTCAATAA
- the birA gene encoding bifunctional biotin--[acetyl-CoA-carboxylase] ligase/biotin operon repressor BirA encodes MRKAAFETKRRLLVALRDDCFISGQELAEQFDISRAAISRHVKELEELGVDIYSVKGRGYKLAKPLDLIEAPALAALTGAYLPLGAELLLFPVIDSTNQHWMQQNHADLVSGSACFAECQTAGRGRRGRTWQSPFGASLYFSMWWQSQNNLSEMMGLSVAVGVALTRWMNRLGVNAKVKWPNDIYIEHKKVSGVLVELDAQSDGRGLAVVGIGLNVSMPSAAGALIDQAWTDLSSHLPIAMSRTELAAGLYQTILNCLEQFEQGGLQACIQDWDDYDEFAGQSVRLSMGQHDVEGICRGVDGHGALQVEVGGVVKSYFGGEISVRGCDNGAS; translated from the coding sequence ATGCGCAAAGCCGCGTTTGAAACGAAACGTAGATTGCTGGTGGCGCTCAGAGATGACTGTTTTATATCAGGTCAAGAGTTGGCGGAGCAATTTGACATCAGCCGAGCGGCTATCTCCCGTCATGTAAAAGAGTTGGAAGAGCTAGGAGTCGACATATACTCGGTCAAAGGCCGTGGTTACAAATTGGCGAAGCCATTGGATCTGATTGAAGCGCCTGCGCTTGCAGCATTAACCGGTGCGTACTTGCCACTTGGTGCGGAATTGCTTTTGTTTCCTGTTATCGATTCAACCAACCAACATTGGATGCAGCAAAATCATGCAGACTTGGTATCAGGCAGTGCATGCTTTGCTGAATGCCAGACCGCGGGACGAGGGCGTAGAGGGCGAACATGGCAGTCACCTTTTGGCGCTTCGTTGTATTTTTCCATGTGGTGGCAGTCGCAAAACAACTTGTCTGAAATGATGGGGTTAAGTGTTGCTGTGGGCGTTGCACTTACCCGTTGGATGAATCGCTTGGGAGTAAATGCAAAGGTTAAATGGCCGAATGATATCTACATCGAGCACAAGAAAGTGTCGGGAGTATTGGTTGAGTTAGATGCTCAGTCTGATGGGCGAGGCCTGGCTGTCGTTGGCATCGGACTTAATGTGAGTATGCCCTCTGCTGCGGGAGCTTTGATTGACCAAGCTTGGACAGATTTAAGTTCGCACTTGCCTATTGCTATGTCTAGAACCGAGCTAGCAGCGGGTCTTTATCAAACTATTTTGAATTGCTTAGAGCAATTTGAACAAGGCGGCTTACAAGCGTGCATCCAAGACTGGGATGACTATGATGAATTTGCCGGTCAAAGCGTTCGACTATCTATGGGGCAGCATGATGTCGAAGGGATTTGCCGTGGTGTAGATGGGCATGGCGCATTGCAGGTTGAAGTCGGCGGTGTGGTCAAAAGTTATTTTGGCGGAGAAATATCTGTCCGAGGTTGCGACAATGGAGCGAGCTAA
- a CDS encoding type III pantothenate kinase gives MLLADLGNTRGKFCQLNDGAFGDQFHWNYDEPVAPLLEHCEGCTIVVAAVANETRKQALIDAALGLSIRLLWVETPKWDFDVINGYIEHRKLGVDRWLALVGARHLCRSPSVIIDAGTAITVDVLDEFGQHKGGWIAPGMQLMAEALLKNTANLMQYEEGHSVRLAHGTEAGISNGSLAAVVGLTLQALETARYALNTRISPQLILTGGAAEAIAHAIQVSARVEPNLVFYGLLQYAARTQKNAE, from the coding sequence ATGCTGTTAGCTGATTTAGGAAATACGCGAGGAAAATTTTGCCAATTGAATGACGGTGCGTTTGGTGACCAATTTCACTGGAACTACGATGAACCTGTCGCACCGTTGCTAGAGCATTGCGAAGGCTGCACGATTGTTGTGGCTGCGGTGGCCAATGAAACGCGTAAGCAGGCATTAATTGATGCAGCTCTTGGGCTGTCCATCCGATTGCTGTGGGTTGAAACACCGAAATGGGATTTTGACGTGATTAACGGCTACATCGAACATCGCAAGTTGGGTGTGGATCGTTGGTTAGCGTTGGTGGGGGCACGTCATTTATGCCGTTCTCCAAGCGTTATTATCGATGCAGGAACCGCCATTACAGTGGATGTGCTCGACGAATTTGGCCAACACAAAGGTGGGTGGATCGCGCCTGGAATGCAATTAATGGCAGAGGCGCTGCTGAAAAATACGGCAAACTTAATGCAATATGAAGAAGGGCATTCGGTTAGGCTGGCTCATGGAACAGAAGCTGGTATTTCAAATGGCTCACTTGCTGCTGTTGTTGGTTTAACGCTGCAAGCACTAGAAACTGCGCGGTATGCTTTGAATACGCGTATCTCCCCTCAGCTCATTCTCACCGGAGGTGCGGCCGAAGCAATTGCGCATGCAATACAAGTCAGTGCCCGTGTTGAACCAAATTTGGTATTCTATGGCTTGTTACAATACGCTGCGAGAACACAAAAAAATGCCGAATAA
- the secE gene encoding preprotein translocase subunit SecE — translation MSANTETTTSSMDPLKWGVAIILLLAAVVGNYMLSDLSVAIRVAGVIVAIAVALVVAAQTTKGQTAVAFARESRTEVKKVVWPTRQEAIQTTLIVFAVTAITALLLWGLDAVLIRVVAFITGVSA, via the coding sequence ATGAGTGCGAACACTGAAACCACGACCAGCTCAATGGACCCATTGAAGTGGGGTGTGGCAATTATCTTGCTGCTAGCGGCTGTCGTCGGTAACTACATGTTATCTGACTTGTCTGTCGCCATTCGTGTGGCTGGCGTTATTGTTGCTATCGCTGTTGCGTTAGTTGTTGCAGCGCAAACAACAAAAGGTCAGACCGCAGTGGCATTTGCACGCGAGTCTCGTACCGAAGTTAAAAAAGTCGTATGGCCGACACGCCAAGAGGCGATCCAGACCACTCTGATCGTTTTCGCTGTGACTGCAATTACTGCATTGCTCCTGTGGGGTCTTGATGCGGTATTGATTCGTGTTGTTGCCTTCATCACTGGAGTGAGTGCGTAA